The Methanolacinia petrolearia DSM 11571 genome has a segment encoding these proteins:
- the cofD gene encoding 2-phospho-L-lactate transferase gives MKVAFLSGGTGTPKLIRGFRNHLSDNDISVIVNTAEDMWIYGSHLSPDIDTVMYLFAGILNTDSWWGIKGDTTITNDTLKDLGEDVYLTLGDRDRALNIARARMLNSGITLTGATRELCKRLGISANILPMTDSEYTTYIKTGDLLIHFQEYWVKHRGNLDIEEVVRVGDDQVFGTKETIDAINNADLVVIGPSNPVTSISPILECSGVKDALKESFVVAVSPFIGNEPVSGPAKALMEAWGMTADSAGTYKLYNEFTDLFIQDIRDTITLKDGIKLDTLMKTEDVSSKLAGEIISRVC, from the coding sequence ATGAAAGTTGCATTCCTCTCCGGGGGGACAGGGACTCCAAAACTTATCAGGGGGTTTAGAAATCACCTGAGCGACAATGATATCTCCGTTATTGTTAACACCGCGGAGGATATGTGGATATACGGAAGCCATCTCTCGCCCGATATCGATACGGTGATGTACCTCTTCGCGGGAATCCTGAATACTGATTCCTGGTGGGGCATAAAAGGCGACACCACGATAACAAATGACACACTGAAAGATCTCGGAGAAGATGTCTATCTTACGCTCGGCGACAGGGACAGGGCATTAAATATTGCAAGGGCACGGATGCTTAATTCAGGGATTACCCTTACCGGAGCGACCAGGGAACTTTGCAAAAGACTCGGAATCAGCGCCAATATTCTCCCGATGACCGACTCTGAATATACGACATATATAAAAACCGGAGATCTGCTGATACATTTCCAGGAGTACTGGGTAAAACACCGTGGAAACCTGGACATCGAAGAGGTCGTAAGAGTCGGGGACGATCAGGTCTTCGGGACAAAAGAGACCATAGATGCCATCAATAATGCCGACCTCGTAGTAATCGGGCCGTCGAATCCCGTTACGAGCATCTCCCCGATCCTCGAATGTTCGGGTGTAAAAGATGCGCTGAAGGAGAGCTTTGTAGTCGCCGTCAGCCCTTTCATAGGCAATGAACCTGTGAGCGGACCTGCAAAGGCGCTTATGGAGGCCTGGGGAATGACTGCCGATTCGGCAGGGACATACAAATTGTACAATGAATTCACAGATCTTTTTATCCAGGACATCAGGGATACAATAACACTCAAAGACGGAATAAAACTCGACACCCTGATGAAAACCGAAGATGTGAGTTCGAAACTCGCCGGAGAGATCATATCCAGGGTCTGCTGA
- a CDS encoding DUF7544 domain-containing protein: protein MADYYAFSGIDDAIEKTKSLLWPFNWSIWWRIAVISLFTGYFGGINFPFSSNTYSQPFDSTQAFTGMPGLPGIIILLIAAVLLIAVVFAFLSSIFQFVFVKCLSENEFRLKKYFGENIGRGLRLFAFWIVLILATIVSVLALFLFAIAAGGALSVLMIIPAIGIFLLILLLVAIIALFTNDFVVPIMIKDDCGVIEGWKKCWGVLRASFSQSLVYLVMRVVISIIVAIILVIISVVVLLLIGIPFLAFFIFSGAVFGLSPLNITLLILFLVIAIPVLLIICVPFNTFLRVYSLKVLGKMDERYNLVE, encoded by the coding sequence ATGGCGGATTATTATGCATTCTCAGGTATTGATGATGCAATAGAAAAAACGAAAAGCCTGTTGTGGCCGTTCAACTGGAGCATATGGTGGAGAATTGCCGTGATCTCCCTTTTCACAGGTTATTTCGGCGGGATCAACTTCCCTTTCTCCTCAAATACGTATTCACAACCCTTCGACTCCACACAGGCCTTTACAGGAATGCCGGGGCTGCCCGGCATCATAATATTGCTAATCGCGGCAGTACTCCTGATAGCGGTCGTATTTGCATTTCTTTCAAGCATCTTTCAGTTTGTATTCGTAAAGTGCCTTTCCGAAAACGAATTCAGGCTGAAGAAATATTTTGGTGAAAATATCGGTCGCGGACTGAGGCTTTTTGCTTTCTGGATAGTATTAATTCTCGCAACTATCGTATCAGTTCTTGCATTATTCTTATTTGCAATAGCCGCAGGGGGAGCTCTTTCCGTACTGATGATAATCCCGGCAATCGGTATTTTTCTCCTTATACTGTTACTGGTAGCAATAATCGCCCTCTTTACCAACGACTTCGTTGTTCCCATCATGATCAAAGACGATTGCGGGGTTATCGAAGGCTGGAAAAAATGCTGGGGTGTTTTAAGAGCCAGTTTCTCGCAGTCGCTGGTATACCTTGTCATGAGAGTTGTCATATCGATTATCGTTGCAATTATCCTGGTCATTATTTCAGTTGTAGTACTTCTTCTAATCGGCATACCGTTCCTTGCCTTCTTTATCTTTTCAGGAGCGGTGTTCGGCCTGAGTCCCCTTAATATTACATTGCTTATACTGTTCCTAGTTATTGCAATCCCGGTACTGCTTATCATCTGTGTTCCCTTCAACACTTTTCTCAGGGTCTACTCACTGAAAGTGCTCGGGAAGATGGATGAGAGATATAATCTGGTCGAATAA
- a CDS encoding 2-phospho-L-lactate transferase CofD family protein, producing MITVLSGGSESLKLIRAMRHFLDDDEIAVIANTSDALWMEGTLASPDIDDLIFLFSGILNTTKWHGIKGDTYSTCLFFRKYFEDEIAGVGDKERAIHIARGRYISEGISSTQVTKEICGRFGICSAILPATDNFMGLRCKVGDETISPLNLRQRFSGNELDIIESIDLEYYNEPVLAEEASSAIKESDAVVIGPGSPLTSVLPIIACRGIRNLMLENFTIAFAPPFPKNDSGLALSNYNKIVRIYKDLSELLIQDSLEEDRIEGAMLLNTKMTSRHSAESLAWDLMSVIRSHGKKTA from the coding sequence ATGATTACCGTCCTTTCAGGCGGAAGCGAGTCACTAAAACTGATCCGTGCAATGAGGCATTTTCTTGACGACGATGAAATCGCGGTCATCGCCAATACATCCGATGCCCTGTGGATGGAAGGGACACTTGCCTCGCCTGATATCGACGACCTGATCTTCCTATTCTCCGGGATTCTCAATACTACAAAATGGCACGGAATAAAAGGCGATACATATTCGACATGCCTCTTCTTCAGGAAATATTTTGAAGATGAAATTGCCGGTGTCGGAGACAAGGAACGGGCGATACATATTGCCCGGGGAAGATATATCTCGGAGGGAATCTCAAGTACCCAGGTAACAAAAGAAATCTGCGGGAGATTCGGGATATGTTCCGCAATACTTCCCGCAACTGACAACTTCATGGGGCTCCGGTGCAAAGTAGGGGATGAAACGATATCTCCCCTGAATCTGAGACAGAGATTCAGCGGTAACGAACTGGATATTATAGAGAGCATAGACCTGGAATACTATAACGAACCGGTTCTGGCGGAAGAAGCGTCTTCGGCAATAAAGGAATCCGATGCAGTAGTCATCGGCCCCGGATCTCCCCTGACATCCGTTCTTCCGATAATCGCCTGCAGGGGAATCAGGAACCTCATGCTTGAAAATTTTACTATAGCCTTTGCTCCGCCTTTTCCGAAAAATGATTCCGGTTTGGCTTTATCCAATTATAATAAAATTGTCAGGATCTACAAAGATCTCTCGGAACTGCTTATACAGGACAGTCTGGAAGAAGATCGGATTGAAGGGGCCATGCTGCTCAATACGAAGATGACTTCCAGGCATTCCGCCGAATCACTTGCATGGGATCTCATGTCAGTTATCAGAAGCCATGGAAAGAAGACTGCTTAG
- a CDS encoding RAD55 family ATPase, protein MSNGIEEIPDISKVKSLSSGIDGLDFQLDGGIPAGSLILVMCDPLTGIEKLSKQFWKADDSGKSSYFMFDSAVEAGMADAGKMNPGEISANMTGKWVVVDSLSTMLLKYGIDDIIGFLNEVSGKVRKEGGNILLIMYTGIHSAYEEILIKRNCDTIFTLNLSIHGNEIERNLQVNKIKGLDLPKRVFPYNILNKGIELSTTGRVV, encoded by the coding sequence ATGTCAAACGGAATAGAGGAGATACCTGATATCAGCAAAGTAAAAAGCCTTTCAAGCGGTATTGACGGGCTTGATTTTCAGCTTGACGGGGGCATTCCCGCGGGCTCCCTGATCCTGGTAATGTGTGATCCTCTGACTGGTATCGAAAAATTGTCAAAACAGTTCTGGAAGGCAGACGACTCAGGTAAAAGTTCCTATTTCATGTTTGATTCGGCGGTTGAAGCTGGCATGGCGGACGCCGGGAAGATGAACCCCGGGGAGATTTCAGCGAATATGACAGGTAAATGGGTCGTCGTCGATTCTCTCTCTACGATGCTTTTAAAATACGGCATTGATGATATCATCGGGTTCCTTAATGAAGTATCAGGAAAGGTTAGGAAAGAGGGTGGAAATATTCTCCTTATAATGTATACCGGAATTCATTCCGCTTATGAAGAGATATTGATCAAAAGGAACTGCGACACCATCTTTACTCTTAATCTCAGCATACACGGGAACGAAATCGAGCGAAATCTCCAGGTAAATAAGATCAAAGGGCTGGATCTGCCTAAAAGAGTGTTCCCGTATAATATCCTGAATAAAGGAATCGAACTTTCGACGACCGGCAGGGTCGTGTAA
- a CDS encoding UbiD family decarboxylase, which yields MRDFIELMREKDLVTDVEEEVSSVYEAPKMAAETDKLLFFHKLDKVHRGVMNVTASRKAISLALGYDEKDVVRSLSSAGYDGVVNNAGQLNMHPPDLFSLPVMRHYPLDAGRYLTSAIVFSEYGGVTNASIHRMLVLDEKRLVARLVEGRHTYNLLRAALENGDRLPVAITIGTHPRVTFASCTRVPTGKELQYAAELSGGEMNVFECENGVHVPDAEIVLEGYITGDKTDEGPFVDITGTYDPVRPAPVIELTGMHLRNDPIFHGILPGGNEHKLLMGMPYEPKIYRAVGEVTTVRNVSLTTGGCGYLHGVVQVRKNTQGDAKNAIMAAFAAHTSLKHVVIVDEDIDIYDMEDVEYAIATRVRGDRDLMVIEGARGSSLDPCRIGDGTNVKIGVDATMVMGEEKNFVRAGWD from the coding sequence ATGCGTGATTTTATAGAATTGATGAGGGAAAAGGATCTTGTAACCGATGTAGAGGAAGAGGTCTCGTCGGTATACGAAGCGCCCAAGATGGCGGCGGAGACCGATAAACTTCTCTTCTTCCACAAGCTTGACAAAGTTCATCGCGGTGTGATGAACGTTACAGCATCGAGGAAGGCCATATCGCTTGCCCTCGGGTATGATGAGAAGGATGTCGTAAGGAGCCTTTCATCGGCAGGCTACGACGGTGTCGTGAATAATGCCGGGCAGCTCAATATGCATCCGCCCGATCTCTTCAGTCTTCCGGTTATGCGCCATTATCCTCTCGATGCCGGGAGATATCTTACTTCAGCCATCGTCTTTTCCGAGTACGGCGGAGTCACGAATGCATCGATTCACAGGATGCTTGTGCTCGATGAAAAGAGACTGGTCGCACGACTTGTCGAGGGCCGCCATACATACAATCTCTTAAGGGCCGCGCTCGAAAACGGCGATCGCCTGCCCGTAGCGATAACCATAGGGACGCATCCGCGAGTTACGTTTGCATCGTGCACACGTGTTCCGACCGGAAAAGAATTGCAATATGCCGCCGAACTCTCCGGCGGTGAGATGAATGTCTTCGAGTGTGAAAACGGCGTTCATGTTCCCGATGCCGAGATAGTCCTCGAGGGTTATATCACCGGAGATAAAACCGACGAGGGCCCCTTTGTCGATATCACGGGAACCTATGATCCCGTAAGGCCCGCCCCTGTTATCGAGCTTACAGGAATGCACCTGAGGAATGATCCGATATTTCATGGGATTCTCCCGGGAGGCAACGAGCACAAACTCCTGATGGGAATGCCCTATGAGCCGAAGATCTATCGTGCCGTGGGAGAGGTTACGACGGTTCGCAACGTGTCTCTTACGACCGGCGGCTGCGGGTACCTTCACGGAGTAGTCCAGGTACGGAAGAATACGCAGGGAGATGCGAAGAATGCGATCATGGCTGCTTTTGCCGCACATACCTCGCTGAAGCATGTCGTAATCGTGGATGAAGATATCGACATATACGATATGGAGGATGTCGAGTACGCAATCGCGACCCGTGTCAGGGGTGACCGGGACCTTATGGTTATCGAAGGAGCCAGGGGTTCATCGCTTGATCCGTGCAGGATCGGTGACGGTACAAATGTAAAAATCGGGGTCGATGCAACGATGGTTATGGGAGAAGAGAAGAATTTCGTTAGAGCCGGGTGGGATTGA
- a CDS encoding acyltransferase family protein — MDVRYTNNFDFLRFFAAASIIFSHCFALYLGYSNVFLFDWHLLVGQTGLAILLVISGYLITQSWDKKPQLKLFLWKRALRIVPGLIISISMIMLIIGPLNTTFSIQEYFGKLASFSTWLAVPFYTNGWAIGIFTNNPVTYVNAPLWTIPVEFSLYILVALLGVIGILKKRYIMLPFILLTALAWFSFYDSPVLNKIRFAIYFFIGSFLYMNRDKIKFRWWIGLILLIPILLTFGTEYMFIFAFIAIPYFVILVAYAKIPHLSGFGKWGDPSYGMYIYTYPIQQTILNLWPSVEIWQLIALSFGCAIPLAYLSWHLVEKKALALKNIKINFKSKSKSEIA; from the coding sequence ATGGATGTAAGATATACAAACAACTTTGATTTTTTGAGGTTTTTTGCGGCTGCATCCATAATATTTTCACATTGTTTTGCCCTGTACCTCGGCTATTCAAATGTATTCCTCTTCGACTGGCACCTGCTGGTCGGGCAGACAGGCCTTGCAATACTTCTTGTAATCAGCGGTTACCTGATCACCCAGAGCTGGGACAAAAAACCCCAGTTAAAACTGTTCCTGTGGAAAAGAGCCCTGAGGATAGTTCCGGGACTGATAATATCCATATCGATGATAATGCTTATCATCGGACCGCTGAATACGACTTTTTCAATCCAGGAATATTTCGGAAAACTTGCTTCATTTTCAACATGGCTGGCAGTCCCGTTTTATACCAACGGTTGGGCAATCGGGATCTTTACAAATAATCCGGTAACCTACGTCAATGCACCCCTTTGGACAATCCCCGTTGAATTCAGCCTCTACATTCTTGTAGCTCTTCTCGGGGTTATCGGAATCCTCAAAAAAAGATATATCATGCTCCCGTTCATCCTGCTAACGGCTCTCGCGTGGTTCAGCTTTTATGACAGTCCTGTGCTGAACAAGATCCGCTTTGCAATCTATTTCTTTATCGGATCGTTCCTTTACATGAACAGGGACAAAATTAAGTTCAGGTGGTGGATAGGCCTGATATTGTTAATCCCGATATTGCTGACATTCGGAACAGAATATATGTTCATATTCGCGTTTATTGCAATACCTTATTTTGTAATACTGGTTGCATATGCGAAGATCCCTCACCTGTCCGGGTTCGGAAAATGGGGCGATCCTTCATATGGCATGTATATCTATACATACCCTATCCAGCAGACAATTCTGAACCTATGGCCGTCTGTTGAGATCTGGCAGCTTATTGCACTATCCTTCGGGTGTGCAATTCCCCTGGCGTATCTCTCGTGGCACCTTGTTGAAAAGAAAGCTTTAGCACTAAAAAATATAAAAATAAATTTTAAATCGAAGAGCAAATCGGAGATTGCATAA
- a CDS encoding universal stress protein: MFKKILVALDGSPFSENALHVAVDEARIRNAELHALYVVHHIVTHNMIYDRGVSAPEGNVNTYHEIMEEEAKKVLSHAEEVASDEGVSIITHFMIGDPRDLIVDFSEKIKADLIIVGSSGKSSLDRFFLGSVSSSVVEHSDITTIIVRN; the protein is encoded by the coding sequence ATGTTCAAAAAAATCTTGGTTGCACTTGACGGATCGCCATTTTCTGAAAACGCGCTGCATGTAGCAGTGGATGAGGCAAGAATCCGGAATGCCGAACTGCACGCACTCTATGTCGTCCACCATATCGTGACGCACAATATGATCTATGACAGAGGTGTATCCGCCCCGGAAGGAAATGTCAATACTTACCATGAAATAATGGAAGAAGAAGCGAAAAAGGTTCTTTCACATGCTGAAGAGGTGGCATCCGATGAAGGAGTTAGTATTATTACTCATTTCATGATCGGGGATCCCAGGGATTTGATCGTCGATTTTTCAGAGAAGATTAAGGCGGATCTGATTATTGTAGGTTCCTCCGGGAAGAGCAGTCTTGACAGGTTCTTCCTCGGAAGTGTCAGTTCTTCGGTGGTTGAACATTCTGATATAACGACGATAATTGTCAGAAACTGA
- a CDS encoding methionine synthase, with protein sequence MKIMAKPLPTTVVGSYPAVKAKGFKSLLDPEKEALETAVSDQIEAGIDIISTGQVRGDMISTIISRLPGISGQEVKGLIKPASGPITVSDTKYAVSKHGKVKAMFAGPSTIAHALKIKTPMYRDRDEIIPDITSALVREAGYLQETGITILQIDEPILSTGIANMNVAYESIRSIAGSLRVPTCLHVCGNIGSIIDVLLKMPVDIIDLEFANNPDNLETISKNEIRDKIIGYGVVDSADTNIDPVKTIISRIEKGVDLFGPEKLLIDPDCGLRMHERSVAFGKLKNMTEAAETVRIQL encoded by the coding sequence ATGAAGATAATGGCCAAACCGCTTCCGACGACAGTCGTCGGAAGTTACCCTGCAGTTAAGGCGAAAGGGTTCAAATCATTACTGGACCCGGAGAAGGAAGCGCTGGAGACCGCGGTTTCCGACCAGATAGAGGCAGGCATCGACATCATCTCTACCGGCCAGGTCAGAGGGGACATGATCTCGACGATAATCTCAAGACTACCGGGCATCAGCGGCCAGGAGGTCAAAGGGCTTATTAAACCTGCATCAGGCCCTATTACAGTATCCGACACAAAATACGCAGTTTCAAAGCACGGGAAAGTCAAGGCGATGTTTGCCGGTCCTTCCACTATTGCACACGCCTTAAAGATCAAGACCCCTATGTACAGGGACAGGGACGAGATCATTCCGGATATCACCAGTGCACTCGTCCGGGAGGCAGGATACCTGCAGGAAACAGGAATTACGATACTCCAGATAGACGAACCGATTTTGTCTACCGGAATTGCCAATATGAACGTGGCATATGAATCAATCAGGTCGATTGCCGGCTCCCTCAGGGTGCCAACCTGTCTTCACGTATGCGGAAACATCGGGAGTATAATAGACGTTCTCCTGAAGATGCCGGTAGATATTATCGATCTCGAGTTCGCAAACAACCCTGATAATCTCGAGACGATCTCAAAGAATGAAATCCGTGATAAAATCATAGGATACGGAGTGGTCGATTCTGCAGATACAAATATCGATCCTGTAAAAACCATTATCTCAAGAATAGAGAAAGGGGTCGACTTATTCGGGCCTGAAAAATTATTAATCGACCCGGACTGCGGCCTGAGAATGCACGAAAGGTCCGTCGCCTTTGGAAAACTCAAAAATATGACAGAAGCGGCGGAGACAGTACGCATTCAGTTATAA
- the aspS gene encoding aspartate--tRNA(Asn) ligase translates to MRKYLNEVTPETETAKVIGWVHEIRDLGGLSFYILRDRTGFLQATIVKKKAPEAVLNAARDVSRESVVMVSGIVKPTEKAPGGRELIPEEFEIISRAETPLPLDVSEKVLAEVDTRIDNRYLDARRPKINSIFSIRSNVTRALYEFMFSEGFINITTSKIVAAATEGGTELFPIAYFDKEAFLNQSPQLYKQMMMAAGFDKVFEIGPIFRAEEHNTTRHLNEATSIDVEVSFADHNGVMELLEKVIIAAYGAVEKNCQNEIETLGIEFEVPKTPFPKVTYAEAIDIAAISIDEEISYGDDLSTAAERAIGDEMGEHYFITDWPTSIKPYYAMPYEDEPEICKAFDLMHPKMELSSGAQRIHQHDLLVEQIREKGLSPDSFEFYLKPFRYGMPPHAGWGLGMERLIMTMLDLPNIREAVLFPRDRHRLTP, encoded by the coding sequence ATGCGTAAATATTTAAACGAGGTAACACCGGAAACGGAGACTGCAAAAGTCATTGGCTGGGTTCATGAAATACGCGACCTTGGTGGTCTGAGCTTCTATATTCTCAGAGACAGGACAGGCTTTCTCCAGGCTACGATAGTCAAAAAGAAGGCTCCCGAAGCGGTACTCAATGCTGCCAGGGATGTTTCCAGGGAATCGGTCGTAATGGTCTCGGGAATTGTAAAGCCCACCGAGAAGGCTCCCGGCGGCCGCGAATTAATTCCAGAGGAATTCGAGATAATCAGCAGGGCCGAAACACCCCTTCCTCTCGATGTTTCTGAAAAAGTTCTGGCAGAAGTGGATACCAGGATCGACAACAGGTACCTTGATGCAAGAAGACCCAAAATAAATTCCATCTTTTCAATAAGGAGCAATGTCACAAGAGCGTTATATGAATTCATGTTCAGCGAGGGGTTCATAAACATTACAACCTCAAAGATCGTGGCTGCCGCAACCGAAGGCGGGACAGAGCTGTTCCCGATTGCATACTTTGACAAAGAGGCCTTTCTCAACCAGAGCCCTCAGCTCTACAAGCAGATGATGATGGCGGCCGGATTCGATAAAGTGTTTGAGATAGGACCCATATTCAGGGCCGAGGAGCACAATACGACAAGACACCTTAACGAAGCCACTTCAATAGATGTCGAGGTTTCGTTTGCCGATCACAACGGTGTAATGGAACTCCTGGAAAAAGTCATCATTGCAGCATACGGCGCCGTCGAGAAGAATTGCCAGAACGAGATCGAGACCCTGGGTATTGAATTCGAAGTCCCGAAGACTCCGTTCCCCAAAGTTACATACGCCGAGGCAATAGACATCGCTGCGATATCGATCGACGAGGAGATCAGCTACGGCGACGACCTCTCGACCGCCGCAGAAAGAGCAATCGGCGACGAGATGGGAGAGCACTATTTCATTACCGACTGGCCGACGTCCATCAAGCCCTATTATGCGATGCCCTATGAAGACGAGCCGGAGATCTGCAAGGCGTTCGATCTCATGCACCCCAAGATGGAGCTCTCAAGCGGTGCACAGCGTATCCACCAGCATGACCTGCTTGTAGAGCAGATCAGGGAGAAGGGATTGTCGCCCGACAGTTTTGAATTTTACTTGAAACCGTTCAGGTACGGAATGCCCCCGCACGCAGGATGGGGTCTCGGTATGGAGAGACTTATTATGACCATGCTTGATCTGCCCAATATCCGCGAGGCAGTACTATTTCCGAGAGACAGACACAGACTTACACCATGA
- a CDS encoding UbiX family flavin prenyltransferase encodes MKRYVVAVTGASGMAYAKRLLEVLTEKGEVHIIISDIAKKIAEYEGVDLSGFNGVYVGEEDMFADVASGSFRYEGMIICPCSMKTLAAVSSGYSENLITRAADVCLKERRKCILMPREMPLSRIHLKNMLGADEAGATIMMMAPGFYMKPTKIEDLVDMVVARALDHLGVEHDLGFRWSGYDA; translated from the coding sequence ATGAAAAGATATGTAGTGGCAGTAACCGGCGCCAGCGGTATGGCGTACGCAAAGAGGCTTCTTGAAGTTCTTACTGAGAAGGGAGAGGTCCATATCATCATATCTGATATTGCAAAGAAGATAGCGGAATATGAAGGTGTCGATCTCTCGGGTTTTAACGGAGTCTATGTCGGAGAGGAGGACATGTTCGCTGATGTCGCAAGCGGTTCTTTCCGTTATGAAGGGATGATTATCTGCCCGTGCAGCATGAAGACTCTTGCGGCTGTCAGTTCCGGCTACTCTGAAAATCTGATCACACGTGCAGCGGACGTATGCCTCAAAGAGAGAAGGAAATGCATTCTTATGCCGAGGGAGATGCCTCTTTCAAGAATTCATCTCAAAAATATGTTGGGTGCCGATGAAGCGGGTGCGACGATAATGATGATGGCCCCGGGATTTTATATGAAACCGACAAAGATCGAAGATCTTGTAGATATGGTCGTCGCAAGAGCTCTCGATCACCTGGGAGTCGAACATGATCTGGGATTTCGATGGAGTGGATATGATGCGTGA
- a CDS encoding HD domain-containing protein encodes MKTIKDPVHGYISVNEKILPLLDSPQVQRLRHIRQLGFSDMVYPGANHTRFEHSLGTMHLAGILAKRLKLDDNDVLLSMVSGILHDIGHGPFSHATEPLIEEYIGRSHHEVEHMLHETEISGAVEKIGLDPSEICRMIEGKHKLAGIIHGDLDVDRMDYLMRDAHYTGVPYGTVDAQRLIQSTILSENGLALKDTGIIAAESLLIARTLMRPTIYFHHVSRIAESMVKAAAVRHLEATGSDRANELLSMDDGSFSVELMNSESESASTLMKSLMRRSLYKRSIYVGLDQIRMSSVLRSSDLIDERRIATEIAEIAGVNEDFVLVDIPSFPSPMSIDVMVENRNDLVSLEEMSPLLNTLNDTRRIQWRMGVYTLPEYRKAVESAATEILNISKPTKQNKLNI; translated from the coding sequence ATGAAGACGATAAAGGATCCTGTTCACGGTTATATCAGCGTAAATGAAAAAATTCTCCCTTTACTTGATTCTCCGCAGGTTCAGAGGCTCAGGCACATCAGGCAGCTCGGCTTTTCGGATATGGTGTATCCCGGCGCAAACCACACACGTTTCGAGCATTCCCTCGGGACGATGCACCTCGCCGGAATTCTTGCAAAAAGGCTGAAGCTCGATGATAATGATGTCCTTCTCTCGATGGTTTCAGGGATTTTGCATGATATCGGCCACGGGCCTTTCTCGCATGCAACCGAACCGCTGATCGAGGAGTATATCGGAAGAAGCCATCATGAAGTGGAGCATATGCTCCATGAGACTGAAATATCCGGGGCCGTCGAGAAGATCGGGCTTGATCCGTCCGAGATCTGCCGGATGATCGAAGGAAAGCATAAGCTGGCCGGGATAATTCATGGCGATCTGGATGTAGACAGGATGGACTACCTGATGAGGGATGCGCATTATACAGGCGTTCCTTACGGTACGGTTGATGCACAGAGGCTTATACAGAGTACGATTCTCTCTGAAAACGGTCTTGCGTTGAAGGATACCGGAATTATCGCCGCCGAGTCGCTTCTTATTGCCAGGACTTTGATGAGGCCTACCATATACTTTCACCATGTATCAAGGATTGCGGAATCGATGGTCAAAGCGGCGGCAGTCAGGCACCTGGAAGCCACCGGGAGCGACCGGGCGAATGAACTCCTGTCCATGGATGACGGGTCGTTCTCTGTCGAGCTCATGAATTCCGAATCCGAAAGCGCTTCAACTCTGATGAAGAGCCTGATGAGGAGGTCCCTTTACAAGCGTTCGATCTATGTCGGTTTGGACCAGATCCGGATGTCGTCAGTCCTGCGAAGCTCAGATTTGATAGACGAGAGAAGGATTGCCACAGAGATTGCGGAGATCGCGGGAGTGAATGAAGATTTCGTTCTGGTGGATATTCCGTCCTTTCCGTCTCCCATGTCGATAGACGTTATGGTCGAGAACAGGAACGACCTGGTCTCACTCGAGGAGATGTCGCCTTTGCTGAATACTCTCAACGACACGAGAAGAATCCAGTGGAGGATGGGAGTATACACTCTCCCTGAGTATCGCAAAGCTGTGGAGAGTGCGGCGACCGAAATCCTGAATATTAGTAAACCTACTAAGCAGAACAAGCTAAATATATAA